CAAAGGTGGGCgaggaaaaagagaaatggagactgcttctcatctctctctctctgatgttcTCAGTCTCTCCTTCCTGAGATCTGTGTTCAGTGCCAGCCGGTTGGTTCTGTATCGATggactcccttcccctcccctgaggacatgcccccccccctgttaggACTGAAGCAGCCAATAATATGTGTCAGTTGGAGCTCCCGCTGGCTGCAATCCTGCGCGCTGCTTCCCTAGGAGAAATCTCATGGCAGTCTGTGTGGAAATGGATAGGATTAGGATAggacaccccccccaccccactccaacaTGTCAATCAatgtctttctccctccccccaaacagtGTGACCAATGATGACCCTGATGAAGGAACTGGCATTGTCTACCAGGCTTTGGTGGCGCTAAGTAGAAGATTCAAGCATCTCAAAACACGAGCAGGATACAGGGTGTCAGAGGAGAGACTACTGTCTGCAGATCAGGCAGTGAATCAACAACTCCCCGACTCAAGTCTCAGCTCAGCCGGACAAGCCACTCTTTCCCCCACGGGAATAATCATGATAATAATGATGCTGGccaaccttacagggttgttagAAGGTTTGCCGATACTGTGTAATGAGAAACGGAAAGCATAATTTACTGCTTAGAAAGCGGGGGAATAAGGAGTGATGGCTGGGTATCAAAATAAGCGTTCTTCCTAAGAGAGAAGGCTAGAAGAGCGAATCCACAAGCTGCCTGGCTGTAGAAGCAGCCCTTCAAGGAAAGGTCGGGCAGGAGAGGAGTCTGCAGGTGTaggatgcctgcctgcctgcctgcctgcccgcctgccttgCAGCCAACGGCTGGGCTCGGTGATCCTTATGAGAGAGGGGTGCTGTCAGTCGGTGGCTCCATTTCACTCCCCTGCCACATCTCCATACAGTCCTGCGGTAACCAGAAGGTGGCCGCCGCTGCAGCCTCTATTTGGCCATGGGATGAAGTGATGTGAGAAAGCTTCACCGGTTGAACTTGCGCCTGTGGTGCAGTTCGGAAACGGCGCAGAAAGAAAACGTCGATTCGCTCTCAGGACGCTCTTGCGATGGAATTAGGAGGATTTAGTACATATATTACAGTTCTCGGGCCAAGAATCGAGGCTGACACCACCACGCTAAGCTCCCCTATTTCAAAGCCAGCCCCGTTCTTGTGCGCCCGACCGGCTTCCGAATATGTTTGCTGAGAAGCCCCATTTGAAAGGCTGCAAATGCCCAGAGCTACTGGGATGACTACCTTCTGGAGCGGCAGGTTTCCTCCAGGAATGGCAAAGCGATGCCACGGTGCATCTCCATGCAAGGAAACACTTGTCCCATTATGTTTCTCCTTGCATTTAAGGCATAGGGGGCTCAGGGGTCTGGGGTCTGGTTCGTGAGCGGACAGAGCGGGGTTTCAGAACCagctttctcttccccccaccccgccccgcgcAAGATCAAAAAAGCCGAAGCCCTGCCCTCTGGGTTGCCTCAGAATAGCGCCTCCTCGGCAGAACAGCCGCTTTGGAGCAAAGCCATCATTTCTGCCCCCGTCGAAAGAAAATACAGCGGGATGCCAAGTCGGGAAGCAAACTTGCTGGCGGGGGAGGGACAAGGGGGCTCAGTATCAGCCGGCTGCTGCCATTTCAGAAATAAGAGACTGGGTGGTGCGGAACTAATACAGTATATGGCGCGGGAGTTGAATCAAAGTCCCGTCTGTTCGACGGCGCGGACAGCCTCGCGGCTGCTTTTTCAAGGGGATGCTGGACGAAGGAGTTTCCCTTACTTCCCAATGCATTGCAGATTATTAGGAGGTGGGCGTCAGCCTCCTCGCAGCCCATCCTATTAGAATTTCCTCATCTTTCCTGCGCAGCGCAAGCACCCAGAGTAAAAAACAAGATCCTCTTTGAAATCAGATGCATAAATCCCGTTTGTTTCGCAGCAAAATGCCAGTCGGAATGCAAACTTCTAGATAGGCTACTCTTTAGGGAGTAGGACTCAGATATACAGTTCGACTTACCCCGCAGCCTAGGGCAGAGGTAGCCAACTTAGTGCCCTCTAGATTTTGCCGGACTCCCAACTccgattccctccctcccccgacAGCAAGGGATGATAAGAGTTGCAGTCCATCATCTGAATGCCTTGGCTACCACTGGCCTATGGGGGCAGCGCCCGGTTTCTGAATGGCGGGGGAGGGGATCAACCTGTGCGGAAGTAATGTCCcttccgccccgcccccatgtcctccccctctcatcagcgAAATGAGCTAGAGATAGTCACTAGATGGACgcgaatgcactctgcacatgtgcagaggaaggctgtTTTTCATGATTCCACAAGCCCCAGAGCCATGCAGGCTGCTTCTACTTGGCGCAGGGTTTTCAGAATGGTAGACACTCAAAACAAGTTCTGAGGCTGAGCCCTGTCTCATATTAGGCTCTGAGAATGGGGAGGTGAGAAAGGGTCCACCCAGAGATAGTAGAAGTTCCAGCTGTTTTTCTGTCACAACTTCCTGAACTGTTTACAGTTGCAGAACAGGCAGAAATGTATGGGGTGGCGCTTTCCTACCACTCTTATTACCACGCTGCGAGATACAGCACATATGTGAGGTTTCTGCCTGTCCTGCACAGGAACCTATCcagaaaaaagttggcaaccctgaaGAACCAGCCTTCTCCCTCTTGAGAGCGAAAGTGTTCGAGGATTGGAGAATGGGGGAGTCTCTGCTAAACCTCTGCTTCTGAGTGTATTAAACACGCGCTGGTAAGAAGTAGGGGGACCTTCCCCCTAGCAGCTCCCCTCACTATAGCTTCACGGCTCACTCCCGTCATTACGGTATATAACTTCCAGCCTCAGttcttcatctgtaaaatgggaactaTAGTGACCTACTGCTGTGCCGGAGACGacgcaggctgcaatcctgtgcccgCTGATCCAGGACTGAGCCCCTGTTGAAGGACTTACTCCtgcataaacatgcataagattgcgaTCGAGAGCTACAACCCTACACCCGTTTGCCAGGGAATAAATCCCACAGAACTCGACGGGGCTTGCTTGCGTATAAACCGGAGCAGGAATTGGCCCTTCAGAACTGTCAAGGTAGGGTACAACATCCTATAATGAGCTCCTCAGCTATTTAAACCCGGCTAGAGGAGCCAAGAGCCAAGTGAGAGAACCAATTCGCAGCCCCGATTCTGGATGGGTCTCTCTCTGTATGCCGCCACTCCTGCCTTAGGGCATGTTTTAAGCGGGAGAGAGAAAGCTCTGCCAACAGAGCGAGCAGAGCGGGCTTAATACCGGTAGCTGTGATGTGAGCAGCTAACGGAGGCAGCGGGGTTTGTTTGACCAAGGTGCCTCTGTAGAGGGTCTCTCTCCGGGCTTTACTTAGTCTAGTCCTGATATTGGGACCCGCAGCTCAGCCCTGCTATAGAGTGGGAATAGGATCCATCCCCACCACAGTGGCATCCCTTATAATTGGAGAGGCTGAAAGAAGGTCAGTTCTTTTGCTCCCTGGCAGAAGAGCTGTTATCTAGGAGCTTGAGGGACTCACAGCTGTCTGGGACCTGGAACCATGGGGATTAGGAGCCCCACATCCCGCCTGCCCCATCTAAGCCAAGTACCTGGCATGCTTCTCCCTCCCACCGGGATGCCTCCAGCGTTATTCGTCTAGGGTCACCTGCCTGGGGCAGGCGATTCCCTTCGCCACCTTCTCTGTACCAAACACGCCTCCAGCAGCGAAATAAAGAGCCGTCGGGTTTAAGCTACTGAGGGCGCTGGTGGTGGACTCAGCTGTGCTTTTAGGCACTGCAGAGACGTGCAGACACTTCCGACGACTTGCTGCTCGCCATAGACCTGGCAGATCCGGCCCGGGGGACAGAGTCCTCTCTCCTCCAGAGTCCAATCTTCGGGAGGGTCGCCCCCCTTGCCCAGTGGGAAGGGGGAAGACTAGTTGGCGTTTTAGGTCTGGGAGAGCGAGGCGACGTCGTTCCGCGTGGAACAAACCTCTGCATTGCAAAAAAGGCGAATAGAGACATCAGCCGCATGACAACTGCGTCTTAGAGAACTTGGGCACCTTCTTCTCCCCCTAGGGAGAAACCCAGAGATCCCTTCCCACCGCGAGGGCAGAGATTCCTGCTGGTGCGTGCGGCCTGGGACGAGGCCCAGCCGTCGGGCTGGGCTGCAGGTACAGGAAAGGGCTAGAGCTGGGGTGAGTGAAAGGAGAACTGCCGGGCCAGAGCCCTGGAAGCCtacagggagggaaggaaggaaggaaggagcaaacTGGACTGCTGGTCTCTCGATATTTTTTATTGACTTTTCCAGAGGGTATTGTACACCAAATATCCCATTGGCAGTAAAGCGCATTCAATGTGTTTATAAGCCAAACAGTCACCTTTGTTTAAACAAACACAAGTACAAAgtcaaaaataaaaccacaaaaataatgAACCGCATGttcataacatacaaaaaattgCCGCCTACTCAGTAGGTAACTACAACATTCCAACTGCTGAATATATTTATAAATTTTTACACTTCTGTAACAAAAATAGACTTTTTGAGAAGTtcggggttttgttttgctttgtttttcttttttgcttacaTTCTGTCTCCCggctcctttcccctttttcgtgtgtgtgtgtgtgtgttttcgagcctcagagtccccttccccccactttcccttttttcacCTTAAGGCTAGATGCAAAGCATCCAATCACAGAGTTGCATGACGTCAGCAGGGCTTCACAACAAGGCACCAAGACTTGGGacgtgtttttttttgttctcaaaaggaaaaacaacaaatcaAACCAAACGAAAACTTTTCGCCACGCGAGAGTGTTTCATCCTCTAGGTGATATTTACAAAGAACATAACACTCTGTTGACATGCTCAAATACATAGTTAAgtgctgctttttttgtttgtttcctcccccacccctaccccccaaaacAAGTTGTAAAACCCAGTACAGCTTCTTCGTCACGAAAAGAGCGAAAAATTACCAtttatacaaaaaagaaagagcgCGCGCGAGAGAGATGGCCCTTCGTACTCCAAAGAACGCAATATGAATATGCAAAGAGGTTGTTCACGTCAAGAACCCAGAAGGAAAGCAAAGCCATGGCACATAATACAATATTACATTGTCTATGCATGGATTTTTTCCAAAGTCCCATTGCTCCCCCCTAAGGAATGAATTGCGGGCTGGGGGGAAAATCATCgcggaagaaaaaaaaagacctcTCTAGTCCATGCAGAACAGAAGTGGAGAGGAATTCCGGTGTCCGGGAGCTTGTGTCTTCAGGCAGTTGAAGTTGATATATATAAGTCCCAGCCCCACTCCACGGCTGCTGGAAAGCTGGGGAGCCGGGTTGGCTTGTGAGGGAGTCCACTGTTCCTCCACCAAGTGCCGGAGGAAGATTCGTTATCAGCACCCCACCCTCCCTAGACGGGGTGGGTGGGCGTCGCGAAAGTCTTGGTGGTGGTTgtgtgccccccccgcccccttttctCTTCTCAGCAGATCTCGATTGTCCTGGGCGAGAAAGTGGAGGCCATGTCAGAAAGTGCAGAAGTCACTTGTGAGCCGAAGGGGCTACCAAGGCCCCCGGGGGATGGGAACGGGGTGGCCGCCGCCTGGCTCTGGAAGGTGGACGAGGCCATGGAAGCGTAGCTGGTGGCCACCGAAggcgaggggaaggagggaaagggagacgTCACGGGGGACGCGTATGAAGTCACGGGAGAGGCATACGACGTCACGGGAGAAGCATACGACGTCACGGGTGGAGAGTACGAGGCCGGCCCCGGCGAGGGGTAAGAGGTGACAGAGGCAGGGGATGGGTACGAGGCTGGGGAGGCAGAGTAGGGCGCCAGCGGGGAGGCGGCTACGGAAGGTGCCGTCGGGGCGGCCGTGACGGCAGCTGCGTGTCCCTTGTCGGCGGCCTTCTTGTCCTTCTGGCGCAGGTGGATCTTGGTGTGGCGCTTGCGCTCGTCGCTGCGCGCGAACTTGCGCCCGCAGATGTCGCAGGCGaagggcttctctcccgtgtgggtgCGGATGTGCGTGGTGAGGTGGTCGCTGCGGCTGAAGTTGCGCATGCAGATGCGGCACTGGAAGGGCTTCTGGCCCGTGTGGATGCGGATGTGGCGCGTCAGCTCGTCGGAGCGCGAAAAGCGACGGTCGCACGACTCGACGGGGCATGCGTAGGGCCGCTCGTGGGGAGGGGTCTTGCTGGGCCGGTTGGGGTACTTGCGCATGCGGCTCGGCTTGACCAGCTGCGCCTGGTAGGACCCCGGGAGGCTCTTGGGCTCCGCCGCCGAGCTGCCACCGTTACTCTGCGTGGCAAAGGCTTTGATGGTGGACAGCGGCGTCAGCGAAGGCTGCGGGCTCGGGAAAGGCTTCTGCTCCGCCGAGCCCAGGCCTAGGTCACcacccggctgctgctgctgcggcggcggcgggaagaggTAGTCCGGGATGATGGGCAGCTGAAAGGTGCTCTTGCCCGTCGGGTAAGCTGGAGGCGGGAACGACAGCGAACCCCCCGGCGGGCTGGCGAAGGGCTGCTCCGGGAAGAGGTCGGCACCGCCAGGGGCTGGGAAGGTGGGCGCCGCCGAGTAGATGGGGCTCGAGTCGCTGCCTTGCACCGAGCAGCTCAGCGCCGGGCTGGGCGAGgcggacgacgacgacgacgggaTGGACGGCGAGGCGGACGACGACGGCGGCGCCGCGGAGGTGGCGGACGGGGTCGCCATGCCCACCAGGCCGCTGACCAGGCTGAAGAGAGGCTCGGGCCACAGAGGGGTGCTGCCCCCGCTGCCGGGCGCCGGCTCCAACGAGAAGCGACCCGTATACGTGATGGGCGGCAGGCGGGTGGTCTGGCTCGGGTAGCTGGTCTCCACCGCCAAGGGCTTGTCGCCGCTCAGGGAGATGTCGGGGAAAGTGTCTGTCGAGAGAAGAGCGGCCCAAGGTAAGTCCCCAAAGCGCCGCCTCCTCCGTACATCGCCACCCCaaaggcaagcaagcaggcaTCGGAGCCACAGCTGCCACCCCACAGCTAGCTGATCATCTCGGGGCATCGCGCTTGCCTAGTTGGCCACACTATGGggactctttccccccccccacgcttccCTCAGGGCTCAGGAAGGATGGAGCGCTACGGTACATCTTGCAGCGCCTGGCGCGGCTCCAGCTTCCAGAGCTACCTGGCCCGGGCGGGTGACGCACGTCGGagaatccccctccctccccgcgcGCGCTCAGGATAGCGGAGTCCCCTGCCCGAAGGGGTGGGGGGCTGCCTCTCTGCCTTgccttccctcccctccatccCGCGACGCGCCTCTGCCTACCTGCAGCGAGGTGCTCGTAAGACTGCTCTCCGCCTTCGCCCGAGGGGTTGAAGCTGCCGTTGCCTCCTGCTCCTCCGGCGCCGCTCTCAGTGCCGCCGCTGGGGCTGAGGAACTGCGAGCCGGCTCCGGCGAGCAACATGATCTCCTCAAGCTTGGGGTAGTTGGAGTCCATGGTGGGCGGCGAGTGCGGGAAGGAGCCGAAGGGATCGGCCATCTGCAGCGAGGGCAGAAGCTGCATCTCGGCCTTGGCCGCGGCCATGGGGGCGCGAGGGGGAACGCGCTGGGCCTGGGGCTACGGAGCCCGTGGGGCGACGAGAGGAGTGGGGGTCGACGGGGTGGGCGCTGGCCTGGGGTTTCCCCTGGCTGTGCCCGCGGGAGGCGCTGCGTTCCCTTCCCCCGCCCGCCCTGCCTGGGGCTCCCCCTGGCTCGATTCGCTAGAAGCTCTCGGCTCCCCGCCCGCCCCAGAGCAGCCTCTATATATCGGGTCTCATCGGCCCCGGACCGCCTCTTTCCTGACGTACATGTCCAAATATGGAAGGCAGGAAGCCCTTATATGGCGCCCGGGCGCGAGGACCCCGCCTGGCGTCAGAGCCCGACACTGGGGGAAGCCGGGAAGGGGGGCTGCGGCCGAGCCCGAGGCAGGAGTGCCGCGGCCCGCCTGGGCCGCTTGGGCCCCTGGGGACCCAGTCCCTTGGCACGGGCCTTGTAGCTAGAGCCTTCGGACGCCCCCCCGCGGGGTCCCCGCTCTGCAGTCTTTGCCGCGGCCCCCGGAAGCCCCCGGACGCAGAGTCCATATAAGGCCATGCCCTTAAAAGGCTCTGTTCCGGCACGAGCCTTCCTGCTCCTTATATGGCAATTCCGGCAGGGACGGGAGGGGCGGGAGGCGAGGAGAGACCggcgaggagggaggggggaggagctggGAGAGCCGCGGAGGAGCCCTTGGTCTCCCTGCTGCCCTGCGGGGCCAGGCGCTGCGGAGCCGCGTGCTCGGCGCTACCGGCAACTCCGCAACAGCAGGGTCCGAGCCGAGGAGAAGCCCTCCCGACTCCTGGTCGCCAGGGGGCGCTCGGGAGAATGAAAAGCAGGCGGTAAGTGTGTGCAGCGGGCAGAGCCAATAAGCTGCGCCGGAGAAGCGCACCCGCCGCCAGAGGGCGCCCGTCGAACTTCCTGCGGGAATAACTTCCCAAATTTGAAGCGTGCATTCTAGAACTCCGCTAAATCGGATTAGTCGCGCTTTAAACGATAATCAGGGCAGGCGAGAGTGAAAGGATggatttttcctcctttcttgtcAATAAGTGCATATTGGCGAAGAAGTTAGGTTTCTAAGTCACTGCTAGGACACCTGGGTGCAATCGGAACCGGGCAATAGTTATTTCCCCAAAATTAGTGATATGCACACGGATGTGATCTTGTATATGCATTTTAGGTGGATCGGCATTctctttgaggtgctttcaagaACTGGGGCTTCTCCCTTTTTATGCTTTCCTATTGCATTACGGCACAAGGAGGGCACaagtagaaggggacgacagaggatggttggacagtgttcttgaagctaccaacatgagtctgaccaaactgcgggaggcagtggaagacaggagtgcctggcatgctctggtccatggggtcacgaagagtcagacacgactaaacgacaacaagtGCATTACGGCTGTAGCATGCACGTGTTTCCTCCCGATACATTTCGGGTAGGCTGCTGTTGCTGACAGCCTGCCCTGTGCGGATAAGCGCTACATGGCGGAGGCACTGAGACCACGTAGCATTGCTGCACCTCCTTCTTGCTCGGGATGGCAGCTTGCCAGAGACACTTCGCACGCGCCCATTCTCACCTCAGGCGTTGATTTCCCCAACTGACCTTTTAGAGAAGTGGTCGAGCCACTTCAATTTATTTTGgtcttgctgccccccccccatttctatgGCGAATGCAAGGATTCGTTTTCACCAACTTGAAGCTGCAAGGCCTTCGCTCAGCTATTTGCATATATTCAGCGAGCTAAATAACTGTTTCCTCTGGGGCCAGTTTTAGGGGTGCCTTTTGTTCCTCCAGGCCGACCCTGGCGCTCAGTCCAGCCTGGCCTACCCTTGTAATCTGCTTGGCTGGTTTGGGGGCGGGAGGTTGGAGGGAATCAGAAAGTAGAGATTGTGCCTGTGCCAAGCACCCCGGGCGAGCACACTGCAGAAGGCTGCAGAGGCATCTCGTCAAAGGGAATTTCCTGATGATGCGAAATGCAGGGGAATCTCGGGGAGTTGCAAAGCAGGCGGCTCAGTGCTGCCCCCTGGCGCCCAGGGCCAGCTGCGACCGAGCGTTTCCTTCACAGCTGGCTGGCACTGCAAAATAGGCTGCTTGGCAGCAGCAGGTGGGATTCGCCCCATTCCCCAGCGCAGGCAGCCCAGGGATTCCTCGGTGCCAAGGAGAAGCCCCTGATGCTTCCCAGGCTTTCGGGTTTTTTcttttggctctctctctctcccgcttcCCTCCCCCGCCCGCTTTTCTTGGCATCTTCCCAACGAGAGAACCTGAGACGCAGTGAGATCTCACTGAGCCTGCGCGGCCGCCTCTGCAAGTGCTTCCCCCGCAGTCCTCGGAGACTCGGCTCGGAGCTCGGAGCTCGGGAGTCGCTCCTGTGCTGGAATTAGGCTAGTGCTGCAGAGAGACGCGGAAtcagcagcccagcccagcccacctCCCCCTCCGCCCCCTCCGTGAGCGGGGGCCGCGGCTGAGGAGGAATCCCTGCCACGGGAGGGAAATCCTCGGCATTCACAGCCTGGgcgggaggcggaggcggaggctgcTGCGAGCCGGGCAGAGGCAGCGCAAGCCGCCGCATCCGTTACCCACCTCCCCATGCGACTACAAAGGCAACCCCTGCCTTGGTGGGGAAGTAGATTATTAGCAGGGTGGTCTCCCCTTTTCTAAGCATCTTCCCTTCATTATTCTCTCTGTGATGCTGGATTTCACCCCCTTCCCCAGCACAATCCTGATCTTAAGGGGCGCGTG
Above is a window of Zootoca vivipara chromosome 2, rZooViv1.1, whole genome shotgun sequence DNA encoding:
- the EGR1 gene encoding early growth response protein 1, with the protein product MAAAKAEMQLLPSLQMADPFGSFPHSPPTMDSNYPKLEEIMLLAGAGSQFLSPSGGTESGAGGAGGNGSFNPSGEGGEQSYEHLAADTFPDISLSGDKPLAVETSYPSQTTRLPPITYTGRFSLEPAPGSGGSTPLWPEPLFSLVSGLVGMATPSATSAAPPSSSASPSIPSSSSSASPSPALSCSVQGSDSSPIYSAAPTFPAPGGADLFPEQPFASPPGGSLSFPPPAYPTGKSTFQLPIIPDYLFPPPPQQQQPGGDLGLGSAEQKPFPSPQPSLTPLSTIKAFATQSNGGSSAAEPKSLPGSYQAQLVKPSRMRKYPNRPSKTPPHERPYACPVESCDRRFSRSDELTRHIRIHTGQKPFQCRICMRNFSRSDHLTTHIRTHTGEKPFACDICGRKFARSDERKRHTKIHLRQKDKKAADKGHAAAVTAAPTAPSVAASPLAPYSASPASYPSPASVTSYPSPGPASYSPPVTSYASPVTSYASPVTSYASPVTSPFPSFPSPSVATSYASMASSTFQSQAAATPFPSPGGLGSPFGSQVTSALSDMASTFSPRTIEIC